A window of the Diabrotica undecimpunctata isolate CICGRU chromosome 1, icDiaUnde3, whole genome shotgun sequence genome harbors these coding sequences:
- the LOC140447013 gene encoding uncharacterized protein, with protein MLVQQSQQDTTVETTQEYSVETTYEEYEYESTFSVSEISKLEKFVLPPRTTILALSQSGGDKEEDKKYVVTNHGKADLFVEVVHLNNQDDAPQWFVVQPDQTTEIAIEDSLEQSVLKVSNNSYEEEVSFSAEGGNVIDDLENNIEELLDTDETETEIVVLENFSLSPRTAVTVLSQNVEGSNEHPGKYTVTNHGVAAFDIELKRTSPVQTLELHRKTVQPNTSESFELTAQFQNTVLEVINTSQTEDAVFRAEGGDVIEDLEDLVRNIDEQVETVVSHIVTTLESFHLVSRSSVTALMYDPDDVTLSEHHNFTVTNNGQSEIEVEVTYTDSDDRDNDQYRVVKPNETVVIEHIKDAGVALLNILNRNYTEVAIITATGGRVVRDIMRKIKQLVSDENSIMLVNNFHLAPASSVVVMHQVGRFRRRPVYPAGHRKPQHVVVRRPQHHPGRKPGRLPCKPAVPRPCKPAVRPAVPGRRPFRRPACRPVIRPAHRPGQGAQHPAQGRPHPAQGGHRPAQQGHHPAQQQHHPAQQQHHPAQQQHHPAQQQHHPAQQQHHPGQQQHRPAQQHRPQVGQCRPARRPRIVMRPPVLRKPIVHDRYTVVNHGSHAFTVQIIHVKGRNHEVVRTQVVQPNETQVLLLEGINGSSLKIVNESETDYANFSAEGGEVVHGFRYMVRPLRRRPGARRCFWGF; from the exons ATGCTTGTTCAACAat CCCAGCAAGACACCACCGTTGAAACCACCCAAGAATATTCAGTGGAGACGACATATGAAGAATATGAATATGAATCCACTTTCTCTGTATCGGAAATATCGAAACTAGAGAAGTTCGTTTTACCTCCTAGAACTACGATCTTAGCATTGTCTCAGAGTGGAGGAGACAAGGAAGAAGACAAAAAGTATGTCGTTACGAATCACGGAAAAGCTGATCTTTTTGTTGAG gtaGTGCATCTCAATAACCAAGATGATGCTCCACAATGGTTTGTTGTCCAGCCAGACCAAACCACAGAGATAGCTATTGAGGACAGTCTTGAACAAAGCGTGTTGAAAGTGAGCAACAACAGTTACGAAGAGGAAGTATCATTTTCTGCTGAAGGTGGTAACGTTATTGACGACTTggaaaacaacattgaagaactTCTAGACACAGACGAAACAGAAACTGAAATAGTCGTTCTGGAAAACTTTTCTTTGAGCCCAAGAACTGCCGTAACTGTTTTGAGTCAAAATGTTGAAGGAAGCAATGAACATCCTGGAAAGTACACTGTAACTAACCATGGGGTAGCTGCTTTTGACATTGAA ttGAAGCGTACCTCACCTGTTCAAACTTTAGAACTTCATCGCAAAACCGTTCAACCTAATACATCTGAGTCTTTTGAACTAACAGCTCAATTCCAAAATACCGTATTGGAAGTTATCAACACAAGCCAGACTGAAGATGCAGTTTTTAGAGCAGAAGGAGGGGATGTTATTGAAGATCTTGAGGATTTAGTTAGAAATATTGACGAGCAAGTAGAAACTGTTGTTTCTCATATTGTAACAACTTTGGAGAGCTTCCATTTAGTCTCACGTTCATCCGTCACTGCTTTGATGTATGATCCTGATGATGTTACCCTTTCCGAACATCATAACTTCACTGTTACCAACAACGGACAATCTGAGATAGAAGTTgag GTTACTTACACTGACAGCGATGACCGTGACAATGATCAATACAGAGTAGTTAAACCAAATGAAACTGTAGTAATTGAGCATATCAAAGACGCTGGAGTAGCCCTATTAAATATATTGAACAGAAATTACACAGAAGTCGCTATTATCACCg CCACGGGAGGAAGAGTAGTTCGAGACATTATGAGAAAGATCAAACAACTGGTATCTGATGAAAATTCAATAATGTTAGTGAACAATTTCCATCTAGCACCTGCATCTTCCGTAGTTGTCATGCATCAAGTTGGTAGATTTAGACGAAGACCCGTATACCCAGCTGGACATCGCAAACCTCAACATGTTGTAGTTCGTAGACCTCAACACCATCCTGGACGTAAACCAGGACGGCTTCCATGTAAACCAGCAGTTCCTCGTCCTTGCAAACCAGCAGTTAGACCAGCAGTTCCAGGACGTCGTCCATTCCGTCGTCCAGCTTGTAGGCCAGTAATACGACCAGCCCATCGTCCAGGTCAAGGTGCTCAACATCCAGCACAAGGTCGTCCTCATCCAGCACAAGGTGGACATCGTCCCGCTCAACAAGGACATCACCCAGCTCAACAACAGCATCATCCAGCTCAACAACAACACCACCCAGCTCAGCAACAGCACCATCCAGCTCAACAACAACACCATCCAGCTCAGCAACAGCACCATCCAGGTCAACAACAGCATCGTCCAGCTCAACAACATAGACCTCAAGTTGGACAATGTAGACCAGCGCGCAGACCAAGAATTGTTATGCGTCCCCCTGTCTTACGTAAACCCATTGTTCATGATAGATACACCGTTGTTAATCATGGAAGTCATGCCTTTACCGTTCAG ATCATTCATGTTAAAGGAAGAAACCATGAGGTGGTCCGCACTCAAGTTGTCCAACCCAACGAAACCCAAGTGCTTCTACTTGAAGGCATAAATGGCTCATCTTTGAAAATCGTCAACGAAAGCGAGACTGATTACGCTAACTTCTCAGCTGAAGGAGGTGAAGTAGTTCATGGATTCAGATATATGGTTAGACCACTGCGTCGCCGTCCTGGTGCAAGAAGATGCTTCTGGGGATTTtaa